A DNA window from Primulina tabacum isolate GXHZ01 chromosome 12, ASM2559414v2, whole genome shotgun sequence contains the following coding sequences:
- the LOC142521285 gene encoding plant UBX domain-containing protein 10-like → MGEAARSLGDASLNSIVRRMVSLPRSILGGFSRAVNQGIDLICIGDRHGQNHQHNGHPNYPLHYPPQQPQMVQEEWAFLARFEQQYGTTHPFFYACRFANALKMAQEEHKFLFMYIHSPDHPFSPSFCRETLCSEVTVQFLDANFVSWGALAGGGEGMHMAAALRAASFPFCAVVAPASGDNLAVLQQMEGPVSTGELVEILQRTLEEQGLAFGSGRAKQQEKANSNRRLREEQDAPYLASLQIDREKSMMKNPASSEHSVPKQENSNHISATSKLPTTLKSASTKAEASYKPKTSKTKNSEPTKILIRFPNGERREHSFLCTDKIRAIYRYIDSLGLEGVANYRLISNFPRKVYGADKMEMALKDSGLHPKASLFLEIL, encoded by the exons ATGGGGGAAGCTGCAAGATCACTCGGGGACGCGTCGTTGAACAGCATTGTACGTAGAATGGTTAGTCTTCCCCGGAGCATATTAGGTGGTTTTTCACGGGCCGTGAATCAAGGAATAGACTTAATCTGTATAGGAGATAGACATGGCCAGAATCATCAGCATAATGGCCATCCGAACTATCCGCTTCATTATCCTCCTCAGCAACCTCAAATGGTCCAAGAAGAATGGGCTTTTCTTGCAAGATTCGAGCAGCAATATGGAACGACACATCCCTTTTTCTACGCTTGCCGGTTCGCGAATGCGTTAAAGATGGCTCAAGAAGAGCATAAGTTCTTGTTCATGTATATTCATTCCCCAGACCATCCTTTCAGTCCCTCTTTCTGCAGAGAGACACTTTGTTCAGAAGTGACAGTACAGTTTCTTGATGCAAACTTTGTTAGCTGGGGCGCACTTGCTGGTGGAGGAGAGGGCATGCACATGGCTGCAGCTTTAAGGGCTGCTAGCTTTCCATTTTGCGCTGTGGTTGCTCCGGCTTCTGGTGATAATTTAGCTGTTCTGCAACAG ATGGAAGGACCAGTCTCCACAGGTGAATTGGTGGAAATTTTACAGAGGACGTTGGAAGAACAAGGATTAGCATTCGGGAGTGGCAGGGCTAAACAGCAAGAGAAGGCAAATTCGAATCGCCGACTGAGAGAAGAGCAAGATGCTCCTTATCTTGCATCTCTTCAGATAGATAGA GAGAAATCAATGATGAAGAACCCTGCATCTTCAGAACACAGTGTTCCAAAACAAGAGAATTCCAATCATATCTCCGCAACAAGCAAACTGCCAACTACGCTAAAATCAGCTTCAACCAAGGCAGAAGCTTCTTATAAACCGAAAACCAGTAAAACAAAAAACTCTGAACCGACTAAG ATTTTAATCCGGTTTCCGAATGGAGAGAGGAGGGAGCATAGTTTCCTCTGTACAGACAAGATCAGAGCCATTTATCGGTACATCGACTCACTAGGCCTAGAAGGAGTTGCAAACTACAGGCTAATATCAAACTTCCCTAGAAAAGTTTATGGTGCTGACAAAATGGAAATGGCACTCAAGGATTCTGGGCTCCATCCAAAAGCAAGCCTCTTTCTTGAGATTCTTTAA
- the LOC142520986 gene encoding glycine cleavage system H protein, mitochondrial-like, with amino-acid sequence MALRMWASSTANALKISASNAYPSTALVSPAFSIARCFSTVLEGFKYSPSHEWVKHDGSVAIVGITDHAQDHLGELVFVDLPESGKSVTKGSSFGAVESVKATSDVNSPISGEVIEVNSKLVDSPGLINTSPYEEGWMIKVKPSDPSELGSLMGAKEYTKFCEEEDASH; translated from the exons ATGGCGCTCAGAATGTGGGCTTCTTCCACCGCGAATGCTCTCAAAATCTCCGCTTCCAATGCTTATCCTTCAACCGCACTGGTTTCTCCAGCCTTTTCGATCGCCAGATGTTTTTCCACTG TGCTGGAGGGGTTCAAGTACAGCCCTTCGCATGAATGGGTGAAGCACGACGGCTCTGTGGCTATTGTTGGGATTACAGACCATGCCCAG GATCATTTAGGAGAACTGGTGTTTGTGGACCTGCCGGAATCCGGTAAGTCCGTGACAAAAGGCAGCTCCTTTGGAGCCGTGGAAAGTGTAAAAGCCACCAGCGACGTCAATTCTCCGATCTCCGGCGAAGTCATCGAGGTCAACTCAAAGCTAGTCGACTCTCCCGGATTG ATCAACACAAGCCCATATGAAGAAGGGTGGATGATAAAGGTGAAGCCTAGTGATCCATCAGAATTGGGATCACTAATGGGGGCGAAAGAGTACACAAAATTCTGTGAAGAAGAAGATGCTTCTCattga
- the LOC142520117 gene encoding putative apyrase 7, with amino-acid sequence MEPKSKWKLQGTRFIYNPKIRNFVIIIILILGIVGGYLVIKDQIFMSEKMNTYFTVVLDCGSTGSRVNVYEWITDDGDEAYGKLPILLRSYPQNINKSNGCEYHCMQTEPGLHNFVDDGFRVRASLEPLIRYAEQWVPLKRHVVTPLIVFATAGMRRLTVDDAERVLKNVENVVKEHGFLYKKSWIRVLSGKEEAYFGWVALNYQMGVLRSSLTPYTLGLLDIGGSSLQVVAQVDVSLKDEHEFRSKFGPFEYDLAAYSLPAFGLNEAFDRTIFMLSHTQALRERSGGMFEVRHPCLGSGFFQNHSCGGCFGLDPRNSRNLSNHVRDNELNSLLLVGEPNWEQCKVMARSAAINSTSSDWSHQVHHSNCTGLANYGGNTELNLSKTSHSVTRYHALSGFFAVSYALNLSQRANLTMLWELGDRLCSNLSADQTSITGMDCFRLPYLASLIENALCLNGLEIIFGPGNVSWTLGASLIEGEFLWLGSDKSQNGILSLPDHKMLFSSLFTFLLLLLLLLVVYCSQIKLPMLCRKMAASRTSLPSYLYPKGQPD; translated from the exons ATGGAGCCCAAGTCGAAATGGAAGCTTCAAGGTACAAGGTTTATTTACAACCCCAAAATAAgaaactttgttattattatcATCTTGATCTTAGGAATAGTTGGTGGATATTTAGTTATTAAAGATCAAATTTTCATGTCTGAGAAAATGAATACATATTTCACTGTTGTATTGGACTGTGGAAGTACCGGCTCAAGAGTAAATGTGTATGAGTGGATAACTGATGATGGGGATGAGGCTTATGGGAAGTTGCCCATTTTGTTAAGAAGTTACCcacaaaatattaataaaagcAATGGTTGTGAGTACCACTGTATGCAAACTGAACCGGGGTTGCATAATTTTGTTGACGATGGATTTAGAGTGAGGGCATCTCTAGAGCCACTGATTAGATATGCAGAACAATGGGTACCTTTAAAGAGGCATGTTGTGACGCCTTTAATAGTTTTTGCTACAGCTGGAATGAGGAGATTAACCGTGGATGATGCTGAGCGGGTCTTGAAGAATGTTGAGAATGTTGTGAAAGAGCATGGTTTTTTGTACAAGAAGAGCTGGATTCGGGTCTTGAGTGGGAAGGAGGAGGCATATTTTGGTTGGGTAGCATTGAATTATCAAATGGGGGTACTTAGGAGTTCTTTGACGCCGTACACATTGGGACTTCTTGATATAGGAGGATCCTCATTACAGGTGGTGGCTCAGGTAGATGTTTCCTTGAAAGATGAGCATGAGTTTAGGTCAAAGTTTGGGCCATTTGAATACGATCTTGCAGCATATTCATTACCAGCTTTTGGTTTGAATGAAGCTTTTGATCGAACAATCTTTATGCTTAGTCATACTCAGGCGCTTAGAGAACGTAGTGGTGGTATGTTTGAGGTTAGACATCCGTGTCTTGGTTCTGGTTTCTTTCAAAACCACTCATGTGGTGGTTGCTTTGGTCTTGATCCAAGAAATTCAAGAAACCTGAGCAACCATGTGCGAGACAATGAGTTAAATTCTCTGTTACTTGTTGGGGAACCGAATTGGGAGCAGTGTAAAGTGATGGCTAGGTCAGCTGCTATCAATTCTACCAGTTCAGATTGGTCTCACCAAGTTCATCATTCAAACTGTACTGGCTTGGCTAATTATGGAG GTAACACGGAGCTTAATCTATCAAAAACATCGCATTCTGTAACACGTTATCATGCATTATCGGGATTCTTTGCTGTCTCCTATGCACTAAACTTGAGCCAGAGGGCAAACCTGACTATGCTGTGGGAGTTGGGTGACAGGTTATGTTCAAACCTGTCAGCTGACCAGACAAGCATCACCGGAATGGATTGTTTTCGGCTCCCATATTTGGCATCTCTTATTGAAAATGCTCTTTGCCTCAATGGTTTGGAAATAATATTTGGGCCTGGAAATGTTTCTTGGACACTAGGTGCATCACTAATCGAGGGAGAATTCTTATGGCTTGGTTCTGATAAATCTCAAAATGGCATTCTTTCCCTGCCAGACCATAAAATGCTATTTTCCTCATTGTTTACATTTCTTTTGCTTCTGCTCCTCCTCCTCGTTGTTTACTGCAGTCAAATTAAATTGCCCATGTTATGTAGGAAGATGGCTGCTTCTCGGACATCATTGCCATCTTACCTATATCCTAAAGGACAACCTGATTGA
- the LOC142520118 gene encoding uncharacterized protein LOC142520118 — protein MGIPSISIVAVSLIFAVSCSITKLGEGKAYESPEYTVMHSESDFEVRYYRESVWMSAPAEESSFEKATRDGFHRLFQFIEGANLNFSRIPMTVPVLTSVVPGAGPLQSSAYNIKFYLPVKFQGTPPVPLPELNLKPDSWKSHCIAVRKFSGFARDHNIVKEAEKLAASLSSSAWANASFVQSEYAYSIAQYNSPFKFIGRVNEVWVVVDESEAAGCKPSLVAEF, from the exons ATGGGTATTCCAAGCATTTCGATTGTCGCAGTTTCGTTGATCTTCGCTGTATCGTGTAGTATTACGAAATTGGGCGAAGGAAAAGCGTACGAGTCGCCGGAGTACACAGTGATGCACTCTGAATCAGATTTCGAGGTGAGATATTACAGAGAATCGGTCTGGATGAGTGCTCCGGCGGAGGAAAGCTCGTTCGAGAAAGCTACCAGAGATGGCTTCCACAG ATTATTCCAATTCATAGAGGGAGCAAATCTGAACTTTTCTAGGATTCCAATGACTGTACCTGTCTTAACAAGCGTAGTTCCAGGAGCTGGACCTCTTCAATCATCAGCATACAATATAAAATTTTACTTACCAGTGAAATTCCAGGGCACCCCACCTGTTCCCCTCCCTGAACTGAACCTGAAACCTGATTCCTGGAAAAGTCATTGCATTGCTGTCAGGAAATTTTCTGGCTTCGCAAGAGATCATAATATTGTGAAAGAAGCTGAAAAATTGGCTGCGAGTTTAAGCAGTTCTGCGTGGGCAAACGCAAGTTTTGTGCAGAGTGAGTATGCTTACTCGATTGCGCAGTACAATTCTCCATTCAAGTTTATTGGTCGTGTCAACGAGGTTTGGGTTGTTGTCGATGAGTCTGAGGCTGCTGGTTGCAAACCCAGTCTTGTGGCCGAATTCTGA
- the LOC142520949 gene encoding uncharacterized protein LOC142520949, with the protein MMALATHQFQGSYCSSPTLSSPWSRGRKLKPFALSFLPVGRNDRFISLKSRSRLSVGAFLLHGPKSKSLKISAFKSSSRHDDSGSRSDGSKSLKNPVKVPYLQHESKESAVESSRAALDEMTARSLAMQNLFKNWLTLLRTPSQTQLAEEVVEEPFTTETSELQSARQKQGKGEILKAAWYYFWGLDATIKIPLLIITPLYLTVNVVYGSEVSKELTPLWILGPIIVGLYVKMFRAICSLYVFSFKQTVNIVKNIPAYCLLAYDYIFRGKLKKAIRVHLWKPVVDIKSMNYNDVTKRILKDLQGWLVEKYLDFVESIWPYYCRTIRFLKRANLI; encoded by the exons ATGATGGCTTTGGCAACTCATCAGTTTCAG GGTTCTTATTGTTCTTCCCCAACCCTGTCCTCACCTTGGAGCAGAGGAAGGAAATTAAAACCTTTTGCACTGTCATTTCTTCCAGTTGGGCGGAATGATCGGTTCATCTCTTTGAAATCCAGATCTCGCTTAAG TGTAGGTGCTTTTCTTTTGCATGGACCAAAGTCAAAATCACTTAAAATATCAGCTTTCAAAAGTAGCAGTAGACATGATGATTCTGGAAGCCGAAGTGATGGTTCAAAATCCCTAAAGAATCCTGTTAAAGTTCCTTATTTGCAACATGAGAGCAAAGAATCTGCGGTTGAATCTTCAAGGGCTGCCTTGGATGAGATGACCGCTAGATCACTAGCTATGCAAAATTTATTCAAGAATTGGTTAACATTACTGCGTACGCCCTCACAAACCCAACTAGCGGAGGAAGTTGTTGAAGAGCCTTTTACGACAGAGACATCTGAATTGCAAAGTGCAAGACAAAAGCAAGGAAAAGGTGAAATCTTGAAGGCAGCTTGGTACTACTTCTGGGGTTTGGATGCAACAATTAAGATTCCATTGTTGATAAT TACACCTCTATACCTCACTGTGAACGTTGTTTATGGTTCGGAAGTATCAAAAGAATTGACTCCACTTTGGATTCTTGGACCAATAATTGTTGGTCTCTATGTTAAGATGTTCCGGGCAATATGTAGCCTTTATGTATTCAGCTTCAAGCAGACAGTGAATATTGTGAAAAATATACCTGCCTACTGCCTGCTGGCGTATGATTACATTTTCCGTGGGAAGCTAAAAAAAGCCATACGGGTGCACCTATGGAAACCGGTGGTGGATATAAAAAGCATGAACTACAATGATGTAACTAAGAGAATATTGAAGGATTTGCAAGGCTGGCTGGTCGAGAAATACCTCGATTTTGTTGAATCGATATGGCCATACTATTGCCGAACAATCAGGTTTTTGAAGAGAGCGAATCTTATATAA
- the LOC142520739 gene encoding cytochrome b561 and DOMON domain-containing protein At2g04850 gives MLMILLFHIVLSLHANVAFSSHCTTKTASKTFERCTTLPTQQASLAWSFHPHNATLDLAFFGSFISPSGWVGWGINPISPEMTGTRALITFPDPNSGQIVLLPYILDPTVKLQKNSLLSRPLDIHVLSSSVTLYGGRMATIYDGATIQIYTTLKVPTNKTKIHFVWNRGLYVQGYSPTLHPTTLNDLSSIITIDVLSGTSAKSSTDPRTLKIVHGILNAISWGILLPIGVVTARYLRHIQAIGPTWFYAHAGIQILAVFLGTVGFSIGIKLGELSPGRVFGLHRKLAFAAFCLGWLQTLALLFRPKTTHKFRKYWKSYHHFVGYACVLLGVINVFQGFEIMGEDTSYAKLAYCLYLSTLLGVCIALEVNSWVIFCRRSKEEKLRREGIFGDTYDKGSASITRG, from the coding sequence ATGCTGATGATCTTACTATTCCACATTGTTCTATCCCTTCATGCTAATGTCGCCTTTTCGTCTCATTGCACTACCAAGACGGCCTCGAAAACCTTCGAAAGATGCACCACGCTTCCTACTCAACAAGCCTCCCTGGCTTGGTCATTCCACCCCCACAATGCAACTCTTGATCTAGCCTTCTTTGGCAGCTTCATTTCGCCCTCCGGGTGGGTCGGATGGGGCATCAATCCGATCTCCCCTGAGATGACCGGAACGCGAGCGTTGATCACGTTCCCAGATCCCAACTCAGGCCAGATTGTCCTACTACCATATATCCTGGATCCAACAGTCAAGCTACAAAAAAACTCCCTCCTATCCCGACCTCTAGACATCCATGTCCTCTCTTCTTCTGTCACTCTGTATGGTGGCCGTATGGCCACCATATATGACGGCGCCACCATCCAAATCTATACCACATTAAAGGTCCCAACAAACAAAACCAAGATCCATTTCGTTTGGAACCGGGGCCTATACGTGCAAGGCTACTCCCCAACGCTCCATCCAACTACATTAAACGATCTTTCTTCCATCATAACAATAGATGTCCTTTCAGGCACATCAGCCAAGTCAAGTACCGATCCTAGAACACTCAAAATAGTGCACGGGATCCTCAATGCCATTTCTTGGGGGATTCTGCTGCCCATAGGGGTGGTCACGGCCCGATATCTAAGGCACATACAAGCCATAGGACCTACATGGTTCTATGCTCATGCAGGGATACAAATCCTGGCTGTTTTCTTAGGAACGGTAGGATTCTCCATTGGGATCAAACTAGGGGAACTATCACCAGGCCGAGTTTTTGGGCTGCATCGGAAACTCGCGTTCGCCGCTTTTTGTTTAGGGTGGTTGCAAACTCTTGCACTATTGTTCAGGCCTAAAACTACACACAAATTTAGAAAGTATTGGAAATCCTATCACCATTTTGTTGGATATGCTTGTGTTTTGTTAGGAGTTATTAATGTTTTCCAAGGATTCGAAATCATGGGAGAGGACACATCTTATGCTAAATTAGCGTATTGTTTGTATCTTTCGACGCTACTAGGCGTTTGCATTGCTTTGGAAGTGAATTCTTGGGTGATTTTTTGTCGGAGATCCAAGGAAGAAAAGCTAAGGAGAGAAGGGATATTTGGAGATACTTATGATAAGGGAAGTGCCTCAATCACTCGTGGCTAA